In Streptomyces kaniharaensis, a single genomic region encodes these proteins:
- a CDS encoding ATP-binding cassette domain-containing protein, giving the protein MTSGSTAAQPSTDEAEGTPPDGGGAAQEEEFQYRDESRLQAGAQMTTTTMARRLPVLVRRSLRMAWQVDRGATAGLLACQLGTGVLAALGLFAVTGTLTALISSGDITERLREAAPQLAVIAAAAGLRALLGVTVTWLTGRLRPVLARAAEVSMVEAALGAEAAANNKPGYNDQYDIADRGAQVTPDLVEEAQDVLAATATLAAGATVLTVIHPILLPLLLLACLPQAAAYVRAARVVYLAGLETSGRRRMLHKLRWHMSYMESSEEMRACLAGPFLLGRYRRLAASVNVSEREAANTGAWMGLAGAAAGGVASAAVWATLLWLLVSGRMDLAAGGGAVFALQTATGSVRGIINGGARLVRTGWYVQDWQNFIDNAHGQAMVASRGSELLSAPPERFEVRDVTYRYDGADKDSLAGVSLTVRRGEIVALVGENGSGKTTLSRLICGLLLPTSGEVAWDHKTTTRLEPWEAWKHVAVAPQRFTYLPLTLRDNVTLGQGDTSDAALMAACEASGAADMLPALRSGLDTLLTSEWFGGHQLSGGQWQRVILTRAFHRKASLLVMDEPTAALDARAEHHVFTGLRDLAKDRAILLITHRLANVAVADRIVVLDQGRLVQEGTYAQLTREPGLFRSLWELEQRTGGAPDPA; this is encoded by the coding sequence TTGACCTCGGGCAGCACAGCCGCACAGCCGAGCACGGACGAAGCGGAGGGGACTCCACCGGACGGCGGGGGCGCGGCGCAGGAGGAGGAGTTCCAGTACCGGGACGAGTCCCGGCTCCAAGCCGGCGCGCAGATGACGACGACCACGATGGCGCGGCGCCTGCCCGTGCTGGTGCGCCGGTCGCTGCGGATGGCGTGGCAGGTGGACCGGGGCGCGACGGCCGGGCTGCTCGCGTGCCAGCTCGGCACGGGCGTGCTGGCCGCGCTGGGCCTGTTCGCTGTCACCGGGACCCTCACCGCGCTGATCTCCTCCGGCGACATCACCGAGCGACTGCGGGAGGCGGCTCCGCAGTTGGCCGTCATCGCGGCGGCCGCGGGGCTGCGGGCCCTGCTGGGGGTCACGGTGACGTGGCTGACCGGTCGGCTGCGGCCGGTGCTCGCCCGGGCCGCGGAAGTCAGCATGGTCGAGGCGGCTCTCGGCGCCGAGGCCGCGGCGAATAACAAGCCGGGATACAACGACCAGTACGACATCGCCGACCGCGGCGCCCAGGTCACCCCCGACCTCGTGGAGGAAGCCCAGGACGTGCTGGCCGCCACGGCGACCCTCGCCGCCGGCGCCACGGTCCTCACCGTGATCCACCCGATTCTCCTGCCTCTGCTTCTCCTTGCGTGCCTGCCGCAGGCCGCCGCGTACGTGCGCGCGGCCCGCGTGGTGTACCTCGCGGGCCTGGAGACGTCGGGGCGCCGCCGGATGCTGCACAAGCTGCGCTGGCACATGTCCTACATGGAGTCCAGCGAGGAGATGCGGGCCTGCCTGGCCGGCCCGTTCCTCCTGGGCCGCTACCGGCGGCTGGCCGCCTCCGTCAACGTCTCGGAGCGCGAGGCCGCGAACACCGGGGCATGGATGGGCCTGGCCGGGGCGGCGGCCGGTGGTGTCGCCTCGGCAGCGGTCTGGGCGACCCTGCTGTGGCTGCTGGTCTCCGGCCGGATGGACCTGGCGGCGGGCGGTGGCGCGGTCTTCGCCTTGCAGACGGCGACCGGCTCGGTGCGGGGCATCATCAACGGCGGGGCCCGGCTGGTGCGCACCGGCTGGTACGTGCAGGACTGGCAGAACTTCATCGACAACGCGCACGGGCAGGCGATGGTGGCCTCGCGTGGCTCCGAGTTGTTGTCGGCGCCGCCGGAGCGGTTCGAGGTCCGCGACGTCACCTACCGGTACGACGGTGCGGACAAGGACAGCCTGGCCGGGGTGTCGCTGACGGTACGGCGCGGGGAGATCGTGGCGTTGGTCGGGGAGAACGGGTCGGGGAAGACGACGCTGTCCCGGCTGATCTGCGGGCTGCTCCTGCCGACCTCCGGGGAAGTGGCCTGGGACCACAAGACCACCACGCGGCTGGAGCCGTGGGAGGCGTGGAAGCACGTGGCGGTGGCACCGCAGCGGTTCACCTATCTGCCCCTGACCCTCCGCGACAACGTCACCCTCGGGCAGGGTGACACCAGCGACGCTGCGCTCATGGCGGCCTGCGAGGCGTCCGGAGCCGCGGACATGCTGCCCGCCCTCCGTTCCGGCCTCGACACCCTTCTGACCAGCGAATGGTTCGGCGGCCACCAGCTGTCCGGCGGGCAGTGGCAACGCGTCATCCTGACCAGGGCATTTCACCGGAAGGCCAGCCTGCTGGTGATGGATGAGCCCACGGCCGCCCTCGATGCCCGAGCCGAGCACCATGTGTTCACCGGCCTGCGGGACCTGGCCAAGGACCGGGCCATCCTGCTGATCACGCACCGCCTTGCCAACGTCGCGGTGGCCGACCGGATCGTCGTTCTGGACCAGGGACGCCTGGTCCAGGAGGGAACGTACGCGCAGCTCACCCGCGAGCCCGGGCTCTTTCGGAGCCTGTGGGAATTGGAGCAGCGCACCGGCGGTGCGCCCGATCCCGCCTGA
- a CDS encoding NUDIX domain-containing protein: protein MSAVHRSIGNVMVLLQRADGRILTVRHQATSWHSPEMLTVVGGRLEDGEFLNEGAARELAEEVGIHITPDRLRFCQLLHFHAADGERVIGAAFTVREWEGSPYNREPGTHTELVWVDPAAPPPDCHPFTHTVLTHFATGRLYANVTALELLGGEAG from the coding sequence GTGAGCGCCGTACACCGCAGTATCGGGAACGTCATGGTCCTGCTCCAGCGCGCCGACGGCCGGATCCTGACCGTCCGGCACCAGGCGACGTCGTGGCACTCCCCCGAAATGCTCACGGTCGTCGGAGGACGCCTCGAAGACGGCGAGTTCCTCAACGAGGGAGCGGCGCGCGAGCTCGCCGAGGAAGTCGGCATCCACATCACCCCGGACCGCCTGCGGTTCTGCCAGCTGCTCCACTTCCACGCGGCGGACGGTGAGCGGGTGATCGGCGCCGCCTTCACGGTCCGGGAGTGGGAGGGCAGCCCGTACAACCGCGAGCCGGGCACGCACACCGAGCTGGTGTGGGTCGACCCAGCCGCACCTCCGCCCGACTGCCACCCCTTCACCCACACGGTCCTCACCCACTTCGCCACCGGTCGGCTCTATGCCAACGTGACCGCCCTGGAACTGCTGGGCGGTGAGGCCGGGTGA
- a CDS encoding MFS transporter yields MTTSTKTAKAAKVATPDLRRLVASECASLSGSAVSTVALPTLAVLELHASTTQIAALAFLGQLPNAVVALPAGALSDRYAKRPQMIAADLTAAAGLATVPAAAFAGVRGIGHLYAVAVILGITKIVHDAAAISYLPVLVEPHLLQRANSRLGAASSVADSAGSNAGAALVGAIGAARSVLADVLSYLVSALLVWRIRTPEPVAAPSSGRRSLARDIGEGLRYVAGQHTIRTVIAALSTLSFGLAIMNTYWAYYLLAGLHVSPTAFGLIMGVGGVGSLAGALLAPRIASRIGIGPTIIIGFAFSPLAQIPLLLAGPGLRWQIALAGTLAVQLFWATASGTSQRSLRQILCEPRFQGRMQAASTTVTAGARPLAAAAAGALVHFLGVRGTLTVGAVLQVVPVALLLFSPVRALRDMPAPPTRAAVPPAREGAS; encoded by the coding sequence GTGACGACCTCCACCAAGACGGCCAAGGCCGCGAAGGTCGCCACCCCGGATCTGCGCCGCTTGGTCGCCAGCGAGTGCGCAAGCCTGTCCGGATCCGCGGTCAGCACCGTCGCCCTCCCCACCCTGGCCGTACTGGAACTCCACGCCTCCACCACCCAGATCGCCGCGCTCGCCTTCCTCGGCCAACTGCCCAACGCCGTCGTGGCACTCCCGGCCGGCGCCCTCTCGGACCGCTACGCCAAGCGCCCCCAGATGATCGCCGCGGACCTCACCGCCGCCGCGGGCCTCGCGACCGTCCCGGCCGCCGCCTTCGCCGGGGTGCGCGGCATCGGCCATCTGTACGCGGTCGCCGTCATCCTGGGCATCACCAAGATCGTGCACGACGCGGCCGCCATCAGCTACCTGCCCGTCCTCGTAGAACCCCACCTGCTGCAGCGCGCGAACTCCCGGCTCGGCGCGGCCTCGTCGGTGGCCGACAGCGCGGGCAGCAACGCGGGCGCCGCGCTGGTCGGCGCCATCGGCGCCGCCCGCTCCGTCCTTGCCGACGTCCTCTCCTACCTCGTCTCCGCGCTGCTCGTGTGGCGCATCCGCACCCCCGAGCCGGTCGCCGCTCCATCCAGCGGCCGCCGCAGCCTCGCGCGGGACATCGGGGAAGGCCTGCGGTACGTGGCCGGGCAACACACGATCCGAACGGTGATCGCGGCGCTCTCCACGCTCAGCTTCGGACTGGCGATCATGAACACGTACTGGGCGTACTACCTCCTCGCTGGCCTGCACGTGTCCCCGACGGCGTTCGGCCTGATCATGGGGGTCGGCGGCGTGGGCAGCCTGGCCGGGGCACTCCTCGCCCCGCGCATCGCCTCTCGGATCGGCATCGGACCGACGATCATCATCGGATTCGCGTTCAGCCCGCTGGCCCAGATCCCCCTCCTGCTTGCCGGCCCCGGACTCCGTTGGCAGATCGCGCTCGCGGGGACTCTGGCCGTTCAGCTGTTCTGGGCCACAGCCTCCGGGACGAGCCAGAGGTCTCTCCGGCAGATCCTGTGCGAGCCCCGCTTCCAGGGCCGCATGCAGGCCGCGAGTACCACGGTGACCGCCGGAGCCCGGCCGCTGGCCGCCGCGGCCGCCGGCGCCCTGGTCCACTTCCTCGGCGTCCGCGGAACCCTCACCGTCGGGGCGGTCCTCCAGGTCGTCCCCGTGGCCCTCCTGCTCTTCTCCCCTGTCCGTGCGTTGCGGGACATGCCCGCCCCGCCCACGCGCGCCGCCGTTCCGCCCGCCCGTGAAGGAGCCTCGTGA
- a CDS encoding class I SAM-dependent methyltransferase, with the protein MTTTATAAYWEPLWAGGRRYRQLEVPEMRLMDEHLGPGRGRPALDVGCGDGALARHLHHELGYRTTGIDISPSAIALAAGHNSGPGPAWRCADIATGDLTALPEPAYAVITCRLVYRWMDDKRAFLNRVRHLLAPGGIFWVVTEITGRRPATGPLQDLGITPAQAELLTAGWSAVHTSDLDVLCCYALRP; encoded by the coding sequence GTGACGACGACCGCGACCGCCGCGTACTGGGAACCGCTGTGGGCCGGGGGCCGCCGGTACCGGCAGCTCGAAGTCCCCGAAATGCGGCTGATGGACGAGCATCTCGGCCCCGGCCGCGGGCGCCCGGCCCTCGACGTCGGCTGCGGCGATGGCGCCTTGGCCCGTCACCTCCACCACGAGCTCGGCTACCGCACCACCGGCATCGACATTTCCCCCAGCGCCATCGCACTCGCCGCCGGCCACAACTCAGGCCCCGGGCCCGCATGGCGGTGCGCCGACATCGCCACCGGCGACCTCACGGCACTGCCGGAGCCCGCGTACGCGGTCATCACCTGCCGTCTCGTCTACCGGTGGATGGACGACAAGAGAGCCTTCCTCAACCGTGTCCGCCACCTCCTCGCCCCTGGCGGGATCTTCTGGGTCGTCACCGAGATCACCGGCCGCCGCCCCGCCACCGGCCCCTTGCAGGACCTCGGCATCACCCCGGCCCAGGCCGAACTCCTCACCGCGGGCTGGTCCGCCGTCCACACCTCCGACCTTGACGTCCTGTGCTGCTATGCCCTGCGCCCCTGA
- a CDS encoding phosphotransferase: MSQTKPLPAALQRWAEQRIGPVVSVRDASHDWDRSRVWDLKGESGVHHYLKVSPSVKFFTRESRAYRHVVPALGHTRAPHLIDSRAQDLALLLTAVPGTPAKQLGLDAAEWRNVHQQAGALCARLHEAGPLDRGDRVEAEASLNAAADGAEKYLARAGDRLNQEEQQLIRDHAARLRHVGPVPVGYVHGDNQPRNWLWSKHGLALVDFERTRPAARVQDFVILATTQWADHPDREKAFLLSYGRELSDAERQALRCLTALDAVNCLAWGPDNGDAEVTARGRRTLDRLMREDQP; encoded by the coding sequence ATGAGCCAGACGAAGCCGCTGCCCGCGGCACTGCAGCGCTGGGCGGAACAGCGGATCGGCCCTGTCGTGTCCGTCCGCGACGCCTCGCACGACTGGGACCGCTCCCGGGTGTGGGACCTGAAGGGCGAAAGCGGGGTGCACCACTACCTGAAGGTCTCGCCCTCGGTGAAGTTCTTCACCCGTGAGAGCCGGGCATACCGCCACGTCGTCCCCGCCCTCGGACACACCCGTGCACCCCACCTCATCGACAGCCGCGCCCAGGACCTGGCCTTGCTGCTCACCGCGGTCCCTGGCACCCCGGCAAAGCAGCTCGGCCTGGACGCCGCCGAGTGGCGGAACGTGCACCAGCAGGCCGGAGCGCTCTGCGCCCGCCTCCACGAGGCCGGGCCACTCGACCGCGGCGACCGGGTGGAGGCCGAAGCCTCCTTGAACGCCGCCGCCGACGGAGCGGAGAAGTACCTGGCTCGCGCCGGGGACCGGCTCAACCAGGAAGAGCAGCAGCTGATCCGGGACCACGCTGCGCGCCTTCGCCACGTCGGCCCGGTGCCCGTCGGCTACGTGCACGGCGACAACCAGCCGAGGAACTGGCTGTGGTCCAAGCACGGGCTCGCCCTCGTCGACTTCGAGCGCACCCGGCCGGCCGCCCGCGTCCAGGACTTCGTCATCCTCGCCACCACTCAATGGGCAGACCATCCGGACCGAGAGAAGGCGTTCCTCCTCTCCTACGGGCGGGAGCTGTCCGACGCCGAGCGGCAGGCGCTGCGCTGTCTGACTGCGCTCGACGCGGTCAACTGCCTGGCCTGGGGCCCGGACAACGGCGACGCCGAGGTCACTGCCCGGGGACGGCGGACCCTGGACCGGCTCATGAGGGAGGACCAGCCGTGA
- a CDS encoding PP2C family serine/threonine-protein phosphatase: protein MHSSRLKITAATRAGSPRVASEDRVRTAPGLIVVVDGVTTVADGAEALGGTYADALGEEVIALAGDPDTDLRTALAEAIGRTAKALNLALPTVPGSSAQATVTVARVRGTSFEAAAIGDSPVAAISHDSSVRVLTDDRLAALVGNRPARLEQWERLRSGVGRIGDQRHRELMQEIMRGLSDAVNVPGGYWIAGADPQAGLNAVVASWPLEELSDILIATDGTSVAVDKYGLLTWPQIADLCRTEGPDAVLDLVDEADASDPFGHRWPRAKPGDDKTLVHVLVAP from the coding sequence ATGCACAGCAGCAGGTTGAAGATCACGGCAGCCACCCGGGCCGGCAGTCCCCGCGTGGCGTCGGAGGACCGGGTGCGTACCGCCCCAGGCCTGATCGTCGTCGTCGACGGCGTCACCACGGTCGCCGACGGCGCCGAGGCACTCGGCGGCACCTACGCCGATGCCCTCGGCGAGGAGGTCATCGCGCTCGCCGGCGACCCGGACACCGACCTGCGCACCGCGCTCGCGGAGGCGATCGGCCGCACCGCCAAAGCTCTGAACCTGGCCCTGCCGACGGTGCCGGGCAGTTCGGCGCAGGCGACCGTGACGGTCGCCAGGGTGCGCGGCACCTCGTTCGAAGCCGCCGCCATCGGAGACAGCCCGGTCGCGGCGATCAGCCACGACAGCTCGGTGCGCGTCCTCACCGACGACCGCCTGGCAGCCCTCGTCGGCAACCGTCCCGCGCGCCTGGAGCAGTGGGAGCGGCTGCGCTCGGGGGTCGGGCGGATCGGGGACCAGCGCCACCGGGAGCTGATGCAGGAGATCATGCGCGGGCTGTCCGACGCGGTCAACGTCCCCGGCGGCTACTGGATCGCGGGAGCCGACCCCCAGGCCGGGCTGAACGCCGTCGTCGCCAGCTGGCCGCTCGAAGAACTCTCCGACATCCTCATCGCCACCGACGGCACCTCGGTGGCTGTCGACAAGTACGGGCTCCTGACGTGGCCCCAGATCGCGGACCTGTGCCGGACCGAGGGCCCCGACGCTGTCCTCGACCTCGTCGACGAGGCCGATGCGAGCGACCCGTTCGGCCACCGCTGGCCGCGGGCCAAGCCCGGCGACGACAAGACGCTCGTCCACGTGCTGGTAGCTCCGTGA